The genomic stretch CCGATGCTGACCTCCGGCTTCTCCCTTGCACCTCCAGCGGCCGCCTACGCGTCCGAGAGTGAGGGTTCGAGCGGGTTGGAACGGAAGTACTTGTACTGGGGCAGCCGGATCGATTGCCCCGGGAAGCATTGTGATTACTGCGCCGGCCTGGGCCACCAGGAGTCCAGCCTCAGATGCGCCCTCGAGGAGGCTCTCTTCCTCCAAAGGTCgaatattttccccttttttgtgGCTTTGTCTTCTGATTCTGACGACATTTGGGCTCCATGGCTCCTGTTTTGGATTTGCAGGTAGACATTGGTTTCATCTTCATTTTTTATATCAAGCGTGGTTTTCCTTTGTACATGTTGAAGTTTGCATTTTGTTGAGATTTTTGtgttaaatatatttttcttatttttaaaaatttcgaGAACATTATTGGTTTCTTGAGCTTCATGCCGGGTGCTTTTCCTCCAAGACAATAATTTCCTTTTGAAGAATCGAAGGAAAGGAAATGTGGTACAATTGAAGTGTACATATTTCATGTTCTTGCTAGTTATTGTTCAGAAAGGTCGATTCCTCCTGCTGCTCTTCAAGTCTTTTGGTCTGTGTCTGTCGTTTTTTCTTCTTACTTACTTCCTCCTTATTTCCTGCATAAGTATTGGTAGTTTTGAATCTCTTTTTAACTTTTTGTGTTGAAAAAAGATTACTTCTtggtcttcttttctttcttttggcaAAATTTTCTGGTTTATTGAGCTTTATGCAGGAAACTCTTCCTTCAAGTCAAGGAAAATTTAATGAGTGCATTGCATTTTCTTGCAAGTTATTGTTAGAGAAAATGATTAGAGATTGCATAAGGCAGTATAAATTTGAAACATGGCAATCAGTTTGGATTTGGTATTGGTCTGAAATAATTGTTCTCCATCTTGCAGAGTGTTTGTAATGCCATCTAGAATGTGCATCAACCCATTACATAACAAGAAAGGGATCCTCCACCAGCACAGCAATACAAGTTCAAAGGAAAGGTGTGGCCGCATAAATTAACTAGCATATGCATAGCAGAAATTGGATTTATACCATAATGGTTTTTTAGTAATTAAGTTAGAATGTCAATTGAATGGATGATTGATTCATGACtttgattctatgtactctatccCATGTATGAGATGGAGTTGGCAGGTTGCCTATGTCCATGTGTTTGTTAGACACTGTAGTAGTTCTAGTTActctgtcacgacccgggtctgatgagtcaATTGACCAATaattccattttggtccttcaatcacggaccaaaatgcttaagcgggagttaaagtagtacactcattagatccatataagccaatcatacacattgcccacttttgatgtgggactaatgagatgttacatACTCATTTTGAAATCCGTATCTGGCATTCTTCAATAGATATAAGGTGTTGCCTATTTTGTGGCTTGCCAGTTCAATTTAATTCTAAACTGACTATTACTTTGGACTTGTCAAGTGAACTATTCTAGGCTTCTTGAATCAAATTGAAGTTTGAGATATAGTTTCTCTACTTCCTCAACTTTTGCATTAGTTTCCTGACCAGGAAAGTGATCAATATGACAATCCAGGAGCCAGTTACTTATCTAAGCTAAAGAAATTTGGTCATTTGTTCATTCCTTTGTCTCTGAAATATGTTATCTAAGTTTATTTCCATTATAGTTTTTCACTGGCCTGAAGCAGTAACGCTAATATTTACTAATGTTCACAAATCTAAAGTTGTAGTCACACATTTAATTGTTTGCTCCTTTTTTCACTAGTGTATGCTCCAAATCCATTATTGATCAGTCAAAAAAGGGGATTTTTGGCAAAATTTTATGTATTTAACTTTAGTTCTGCATGTCCGGCGATGAGGTAGATTTTGAGATAATGCTATTTCAATGTGTCATTATATCTTTGCCTCTCTGAATAGACATGGTTGATAAAATGACTGATTGTGCTTCAAAATGGTTTTAGGTGGGCAGCAAATTCATGTCCAATGGACTCTTTGTATGATTTTGACCTCTTTTCAAGTAAGGTGCAAGTGATATTGGACAATTCAAAGATGTGGTATCGAATACTTTCAACAAGTATGAAATTAGAAGAGAGTGGGGTGGCACATGTTGAAGGAGTTAGCAGAGTTGATCTCAAAGAAAATACCCATTACTCAAATGTCTTGCTAATAAACCGCACCACAAATCCGTTAGCATGGTAATATTCCACACTTTGGTTTCTCATCCTTTCTGCTTCTAGACCTTAGAAACATAGCTTATTATCCAATATGCTACCATGAAAATAAAGAAGATGCACAATCCATCCAGGTTTATGGAGTGCAAGGATCGAACTAATCGCAGCTCTGTTCTGCTGCCATATTCTTTTCTCCCCATGCTTGCTGCTAGGAAATTAAGAGATGCAGCAGATAAGGTACTAATGCTTAAAATactttagaagttgatgaaaagcATTCAAATAACAAATGTTTGTTCAATAGTCTACATTCTCAGCAAATAAATATTCTTTCAGTTTAATTAAAATATCTGGTTAATATCTTGATGATATTTTCATTTTATGCTTTTCATGTATGACTTTAATTACAGCTAATATGCTCATGACTAAACTAATAATCTTACTGCTGTCGCTTCATCTACTTCCTAAGTATGTATTGTTCCTAAAATAACCCCTTCCTAAGTATCTATCCCACTCCTTAGTAACTATTTCTGTTACAAGATTTTTATTTTGCAAATTGTCACGACGATACTGTTCTTTAAGAACATATTCTAAGCTGCATGCACAAACTAGTAATGTCTAAAAAATTTCTGACATTTGGTTCTACATGTCAAATATTTG from Musa acuminata AAA Group cultivar baxijiao chromosome BXJ1-3, Cavendish_Baxijiao_AAA, whole genome shotgun sequence encodes the following:
- the LOC135636813 gene encoding uncharacterized protein LOC135636813 is translated as MAILRAHRGKHRPRSLVVPLLAVSAAAALAVIWFLFFPPMLTSGFSLAPPAAAYASESEGSSGLERKYLYWGSRIDCPGKHCDYCAGLGHQESSLRCALEEALFLQRVFVMPSRMCINPLHNKKGILHQHSNTSSKERWAANSCPMDSLYDFDLFSSKVQVILDNSKMWYRILSTSMKLEESGVAHVEGVSRVDLKENTHYSNVLLINRTTNPLAWFMECKDRTNRSSVLLPYSFLPMLAARKLRDAADKIKGLLGDYDAIHVRRGDKIKTRKDQFGVIRTLHPHLDRDTRPEFIQQRIEKWIPAGRTLFIASNERSPGFFSPLSARYKLAYSSNFSDILDPVIENNYQLFMVERLVLVGARTFVKTFKVDEKDLSLTDDPKKNAKRWQVPIYTMEREGR